One part of the Microbacterium aurugineum genome encodes these proteins:
- a CDS encoding pyridoxine/pyridoxamine 5'-phosphate oxidase yields MPTEQRSRPSEMSAWLRVQPSLTGAVPPGEAVERPDDPVPLFRKWITTAAATGVPEPHAMTLATLDLDGIPDARTLILKDVDERGWAFASSRSSRKAAQLDAHPVAALNFWWQPVLRAVRVRGRIQEASVEESAADLAARSAEARAGVAPGEWVLWRLLATRVEFWQGAPDRHHTRIVYDRTDAGWSIEEQA; encoded by the coding sequence ATGCCGACTGAGCAGCGATCCCGTCCTTCCGAGATGAGTGCGTGGTTGCGCGTGCAGCCCTCGCTCACGGGAGCAGTACCTCCGGGTGAAGCCGTCGAACGTCCCGATGACCCGGTACCGCTCTTCCGGAAGTGGATCACGACGGCGGCCGCGACGGGAGTGCCGGAGCCGCACGCGATGACCCTGGCGACGCTCGACCTCGACGGCATACCCGACGCTCGGACGCTGATCCTTAAAGACGTGGATGAGCGCGGATGGGCCTTCGCGAGTTCCCGCTCCTCGCGCAAGGCCGCCCAGCTCGACGCGCACCCGGTGGCCGCGCTGAACTTCTGGTGGCAGCCCGTCCTGCGTGCCGTGCGTGTCCGCGGACGGATTCAAGAGGCATCCGTCGAGGAGAGCGCAGCCGACCTCGCGGCGCGTTCGGCCGAGGCCCGTGCCGGTGTGGCGCCCGGGGAGTGGGTCCTCTGGAGGCTCCTCGCGACCCGTGTCGAGTTCTGGCAGGGTGCGCCCGACCGGCACCACACACGAATCGTCTATGACCGTACCGACGCCGGTTGGAGCATCGAGGAGCAGGCATGA
- a CDS encoding SURF1 family cytochrome oxidase biogenesis protein — MSRRLTRWTVYVLIAIGFAIACVFLSNWQFERNETRAAQIELVEQNYDAAPVPLSAVIGEDGALDPDDEWRPVTLQGEYLADQELLVRNRPHGGTSAFEVLVPFRDADGRIFIVDRGWVPPGEGAEPDSVPSPPDGEVEVTVRLRPGEQLPASGRGAPEGQVPTINLPSIAEQVDGEVITGAYGRVISEDPAGSGSLGGFDSPTDDPGPHLSYAIQWILFALMGFIFIGYIIRTEIVKHREEVEGVSAPVKSPRRRDHDADVEDELLDVR; from the coding sequence ATGAGCCGGCGCCTGACCCGCTGGACCGTGTACGTGCTCATCGCGATCGGCTTCGCGATCGCTTGCGTCTTCCTCTCGAACTGGCAGTTCGAGAGGAACGAGACGCGCGCCGCGCAGATCGAGCTCGTCGAGCAGAACTACGACGCGGCTCCCGTCCCGCTGTCCGCGGTGATCGGCGAGGACGGTGCGCTCGATCCCGACGACGAGTGGCGGCCCGTCACGCTGCAGGGTGAGTATCTGGCCGATCAGGAGCTGCTGGTGCGCAACCGTCCGCACGGCGGGACGAGCGCCTTCGAGGTCTTGGTCCCGTTCCGTGACGCCGATGGGCGCATCTTCATCGTGGACCGCGGCTGGGTGCCTCCGGGCGAGGGCGCTGAGCCGGACTCGGTGCCGTCACCACCGGACGGAGAGGTCGAGGTGACCGTGCGTCTGCGCCCGGGCGAGCAGCTTCCCGCCTCGGGACGTGGCGCGCCCGAGGGGCAGGTGCCCACGATCAACCTGCCCTCGATCGCCGAGCAGGTCGACGGCGAAGTGATCACGGGGGCCTATGGTCGGGTGATCAGCGAAGATCCCGCAGGATCCGGGTCTCTGGGAGGCTTCGACTCCCCCACCGATGACCCTGGCCCGCACCTGTCGTACGCGATCCAGTGGATCCTGTTCGCCCTCATGGGATTCATCTTCATCGGGTACATCATCCGCACGGAGATCGTGAAACACCGGGAAGAGGTCGAAGGTGTTTCTGCGCCCGTGAAGAGTCCGCGTCGCCGTGATCACGACGCCGATGTCGAGGATGAGCTGCTCGACGTGCGGTGA
- a CDS encoding DUF3099 domain-containing protein — MKNARQVPAVTSLPQSPRDEADHRVRRYALTMTIRIVCFGLMVLVQPYGWYTWVFGISAAVLPYIAVVFANAGSDSTETTAESPLREIDAPRPTPLDSEPSAPQIFTIHEGPKEP, encoded by the coding sequence GTGAAGAACGCGCGTCAAGTCCCGGCCGTCACCTCACTGCCGCAGTCTCCGCGGGATGAGGCAGACCATCGTGTGCGCCGCTATGCCTTGACGATGACGATCCGCATCGTGTGCTTCGGGCTCATGGTGCTGGTCCAGCCGTACGGGTGGTACACCTGGGTCTTCGGTATCTCCGCCGCTGTCCTGCCCTACATCGCCGTGGTGTTCGCGAACGCCGGGAGCGACAGCACCGAGACCACCGCGGAATCCCCCCTGCGGGAGATCGATGCCCCGCGGCCCACGCCGCTCGACTCCGAACCGTCGGCTCCGCAGATCTTCACGATCCACGAAGGCCCCAAAGAACCATGA
- a CDS encoding cupin domain-containing protein: MSDYQVVEIGALDEWRAHHGGFDAARARDGRRVVDHELTMQYIGMTANALEPGEEAGYWHVHRKIEEVYVFLGGRGQMGLDDDVVEVGPGTVIRVGQGVARTWRARPDSPGELRWLCLRAGGEELPHFPDDSARLPERPMPWVD; encoded by the coding sequence ATGAGCGACTATCAGGTGGTCGAGATCGGGGCGCTCGACGAGTGGCGTGCCCACCACGGAGGTTTTGACGCCGCCCGGGCGCGCGACGGCCGAAGGGTCGTGGATCACGAGCTGACCATGCAGTACATCGGGATGACGGCGAACGCGCTCGAACCGGGTGAGGAGGCCGGGTACTGGCACGTGCACAGGAAGATCGAAGAGGTGTACGTGTTCCTCGGTGGGCGCGGTCAGATGGGTCTCGACGACGACGTCGTCGAGGTCGGACCCGGAACCGTGATCCGCGTCGGTCAGGGCGTCGCCCGCACCTGGCGAGCGCGACCGGACAGCCCGGGGGAGCTGCGCTGGCTCTGTCTCCGCGCCGGCGGCGAGGAGTTGCCGCACTTTCCGGATGACAGCGCGCGTCTGCCGGAGCGGCCGATGCCCTGGGTGGACTGA
- a CDS encoding DUF4190 domain-containing protein, which produces MSDNRTPSPGDETPVSPPPPPAPPAPSAPPPQLGYAPPAQPGYGVAPSQPGWGAAPVQPGYSPPSAPVYPVVVSRPTSPLAVTSLVCGLAGIVLFWAVIPLLASVAAVITGHMALGQTKRNPGIGGRGMAIAGLILGYAVVGVGVFILVSTIISFLFLGAFSLPFIFAG; this is translated from the coding sequence GTGAGCGACAACCGCACCCCCTCTCCCGGAGACGAGACGCCGGTCAGCCCGCCGCCACCGCCCGCTCCGCCCGCACCGTCCGCGCCGCCGCCGCAGCTGGGGTACGCCCCGCCCGCGCAGCCGGGATACGGCGTCGCTCCGTCGCAACCCGGATGGGGAGCGGCACCCGTCCAGCCCGGTTACAGCCCTCCTTCGGCGCCCGTGTACCCCGTCGTCGTGTCGCGCCCCACCAGCCCGCTGGCGGTCACCTCGTTGGTCTGCGGCCTCGCCGGCATCGTGCTCTTCTGGGCGGTCATCCCGCTCCTGGCATCCGTCGCGGCGGTCATCACCGGTCACATGGCTCTCGGACAGACCAAGCGCAATCCGGGAATCGGTGGCCGGGGAATGGCGATCGCCGGACTGATCCTCGGCTATGCGGTGGTGGGCGTGGGCGTGTTCATCCTGGTCAGCACGATCATCAGCTTCCTGTTCCTCGGGGCTTTCAGCCTGCCGTTCATCTTCGCCGGCTGA
- a CDS encoding beta-ketoacyl-ACP reductase, with the protein MSAERVVLVTGGNRGIGRAIAERFVREGYRVAVTARSGEGPEGTLTVRADVTDAAAIDAAFTEVEQQLGPIEIVVANAGITKDTLLLRMSEDDFDSVVATNLGGTFRVVKRASKGMLRARFGRIILISSVVGLYGSAGQVNYSASKSALVGFARSITRELGARGITANVVAPGFIETDMTAELTEETQKQYKANIPAARFATPDEVAGVVTWLAGDDAGYISGAVIPVDGGLGMGH; encoded by the coding sequence ATGAGCGCTGAGCGCGTCGTCCTCGTCACCGGCGGCAATCGCGGCATCGGCCGCGCGATCGCGGAGCGCTTCGTGCGCGAGGGATACCGCGTCGCCGTCACCGCGCGCAGCGGCGAGGGCCCTGAAGGCACCCTCACGGTCCGTGCGGACGTGACCGACGCCGCAGCGATCGACGCCGCGTTCACCGAGGTGGAGCAGCAGCTCGGTCCGATCGAGATCGTCGTCGCGAACGCGGGGATCACGAAGGACACGTTGTTGCTGCGCATGAGCGAGGACGACTTCGACAGCGTCGTGGCCACCAACCTGGGCGGGACGTTCCGCGTGGTCAAGCGCGCCTCGAAGGGGATGCTTCGGGCTCGCTTCGGCCGGATCATCCTGATCTCCAGCGTCGTGGGTCTGTACGGCTCCGCGGGGCAGGTCAACTACTCCGCCTCCAAGAGCGCACTGGTCGGCTTCGCCCGCTCGATCACGCGCGAGCTCGGTGCTCGCGGCATCACGGCGAACGTCGTCGCTCCCGGGTTCATCGAGACCGACATGACCGCGGAGCTCACGGAGGAGACGCAGAAGCAGTACAAGGCGAACATCCCGGCTGCCCGTTTCGCCACGCCGGACGAGGTCGCCGGTGTGGTGACCTGGCTCGCCGGCGACGATGCCGGTTACATCTCCGGTGCGGTCATCCCCGTCGACGGCGGTCTCGGGATGGGGCACTGA